The following coding sequences lie in one Eschrichtius robustus isolate mEscRob2 chromosome 10, mEscRob2.pri, whole genome shotgun sequence genomic window:
- the RLN1 gene encoding prorelaxin H1 isoform X1, which translates to MPLLFLSHLLGVWLLLSQLPREISGQRTNDLIKACGRELVRLWVEICGSVSWGRTALSLEEPWLGSGPPAEIMPSSITKDAETLKMLLEFVPNLPQELKATLSERQPSLRELQQSALKDSNLNFEEFKKIILNRQNEAEDKSLSELKNLGLDKHSRKKRLFRMTLSEKCCQVGCIRKDIARLC; encoded by the exons ATGCCGCTCCTGTTCTTGTCCCACCTGCTAGGGGTGTGGCTGCTACTGAGCCAACTTCCCAGAGAGATCTCAGGCCAGAGGACGAACGACCTTATTAAGGCATGCGGCCGAGAATTAGTCCGCCTCTGGGTCGAGATCTGTGGCTCGGTCTCCTGGGGCCGAACGGCTCTGAGCCTGGAGGAGCCTTGGCTGGGATCCGGACCGCCAGCAG aaatcatgCCATCCTCCATCACCAAAGATGCAGAAACCTTAAAGATGTTGTTGGAATTCGTTCCTAATTTGCCACAGGAGCTGAAGGCAACACTGTCTGAGAGGCAGCCATCACTGAGAGAGCTACAACAATCTGCATTAAAGGATTCAAATCTTAACTTtgaagaatttaagaaaattattcttAATAGACAAAATGAAGCAGAAGACAAAAGTCTTTCAGAATTAAAAAACTTAGGCTTAGATAAACATTCCCGAAAAAAGAGACTGTTCCGTATGACACTGAGTGAGAAATGTTGTCAAGTAGGTTGTATCAGAAAAGATATTGCTAGATTATGCTGA
- the RLN1 gene encoding prorelaxin H1 isoform X2, whose amino-acid sequence MPSSITKDAETLKMLLEFVPNLPQELKATLSERQPSLRELQQSALKDSNLNFEEFKKIILNRQNEAEDKSLSELKNLGLDKHSRKKRLFRMTLSEKCCQVGCIRKDIARLC is encoded by the coding sequence atgCCATCCTCCATCACCAAAGATGCAGAAACCTTAAAGATGTTGTTGGAATTCGTTCCTAATTTGCCACAGGAGCTGAAGGCAACACTGTCTGAGAGGCAGCCATCACTGAGAGAGCTACAACAATCTGCATTAAAGGATTCAAATCTTAACTTtgaagaatttaagaaaattattcttAATAGACAAAATGAAGCAGAAGACAAAAGTCTTTCAGAATTAAAAAACTTAGGCTTAGATAAACATTCCCGAAAAAAGAGACTGTTCCGTATGACACTGAGTGAGAAATGTTGTCAAGTAGGTTGTATCAGAAAAGATATTGCTAGATTATGCTGA